In Xiphophorus maculatus strain JP 163 A chromosome 2, X_maculatus-5.0-male, whole genome shotgun sequence, one genomic interval encodes:
- the usp3 gene encoding ubiquitin carboxyl-terminal hydrolase 3, producing MECPHLSSNVSCATDSPRFPNGTPSSWCCNVCRSNKSPWICLTCLMVHCGRYVNGHAKKHFEENQGPSICQRKGEKQEKDKTYHSVCMDCSNFSVFCYRCDDFVVNDTKLGHTQKVREHLQSLENSLLLGDRQRKRKLLENSAADGKLLKDNDGVAVGATGLRNLGNTCFMNAILQSLSNIEQFSSYFKELPAVALRSGKTAGRRMYHTRSQGNNSVSLVEEFRKTLCSLWQGSQTAFSPDSLFYAIWKIMPSFRGYQQQDAHEFMRYLLDHLHRELQYSRNGASYPVSPQDGVRLSTTDSKCCINGTSSVVTSIFGGILQNEVNCLICGTESRKFDPFLDLSLDIPSQFRQKRSKDQEPGPICTLRDCLRSFTDLEELDETELYYCHKCKKRQKSTKKFWIQKLPKVLCLHLKRFHWTAFLRNKVDTYVEFPLKGLDMRGFLLEPENTLPGSCLYDLAAVVVHHGSGVGSGHYTAYGSHEGHWYHFNDSTVTLTNEDTVKKAKAYILFYVERTVQESLDTDSTATTQPSVDMAATDCFSTEIVSQDEVAADAQTCLTDTTQANILDEKAEEDMSINMAPLKEVKMPSQEAAADRDTSEEALQTAAP from the exons ATGGAGTGCCCTCATCTCAGCTCTAACGTAAGCTGTGCCACCGACTCCCCCAGGTTCCCTAACGGTACACCGTCCTCCTGGTGCTGTAATG tttgcaGGTCGAATAAAAGTCCATGGATTTGCCTTACCTGTCTGATGGTTCACTGTGGGCG ATATGTCAATGGGCATGCGAAGAAACACTTTGAAGAGAACCAAGGCCCCAGCATTTGTCAAAGGAAGGGggaaaaacaggagaaagaTAAAACCTATCATTCTGTCTGCATGGACTGCAgcaacttcagtgtattttg TTACAGATGTGATGACTTTGTTGTCAATGACACCAAACTTGGGCATACACAGAAGGTGAGAGAGCATCTCCAGAGTTTAgaaaa TTCATTGCTTTTGGGAGacagacagaggaagaggaaacttctagaaaactcgGCTGCAGATGGAAAGCTGTTAAAAGACAAT GACGGGGTGGCTGTGGGTGCCACTGGTCTTCGAAACTTGGGCAACACATGCTTCATGAACGCCATCCTGCAGTCACTCAG CAACATCGAGCAGTTCAGCTCTTATTTCAAGGAGCTGCCTGCTGTTGCCCTGCGCAGCGGTAAGACGGCAGGAAGGAGGATGTACCACACCCGCAGCCAAGGGAACAACAGTGT TTCCTTGGTGGAGGAGTTCAGGAAAACTCTTTGTTCCCTTTGGCAAGGAAGCCAGACCGCCTTTAGTCCAGACTCCTTATTTTATGCCATATGGAAAATCATGCCCAGTTTcag GGGCTATCAGCAGCAGGATGCTCATGAATTCATGCGCTACCTGTTGGACCACCTCCACAGGGAGCTCCAGTACAGCCGCAATGGGGCATCTTACCCTGTCTCGCCTCAGGACGGAGTCAGACTCTCCACCACAGACAGTAAATGCTgcat AAATGGCACTTCCAGTGTTGTCACGTCTATTTTTGGTGGTATACTTCAAAACGAAGTTAACTGCCTGATATGTGGAACAGAATCTCGAAAGTTTGATCCATTTCTTG ACCTTTCTTTGGACATTCCTAGTCAGTTTAGACAAAAGAGAAGTAAGGACCAGGAGCCAGGACCTATATGCACTTTACGTG ACTGCTTGCGTAGCTTCACTGACCTGGAAGAACTTGATGAAACAGAACTATATTATTGCCACAAGTGTAAAAAACGACAGAAATCAACCAAGAAGTTCTGGATCCAGAAGCTGCCAAAG GTCTTGTGCCTGCACCTCAAACGGTTCCACTGGACTGCTTTTCTGAGAAACAAGGTGGACACTTACGTGGAGTTTCCGCTGAAGGGCCTGGACATGAGGGGCTTCTTACTTGAG CCAGAGAACACGTTACCAGGGAGTTGTTTGTATGACCTTGCTGCTGTCGTGGTGCACCATGGATCTGG ggTTGGATCAGGGCATTATACAGCATATGGCAGCCACGAGGGCCACTGGTACCACTTCAACGACAGCACAGTGACTCTGACCAATGAGGACACAGTGAAGAAAGCCAAGGCCTACATCCTCTTTTACGTTGAGAGGACTGTTCAAGAGTCTTTAGACACTGACAGCACTGCCACAACTCAGCCCAGCGTGGACATGGCAGCCACGGACTGCTTTTCGACAGAAATAGTTTCTCAGGACGAGGTTGCGGCAGACGCACAGACGTGTTTGACGGACACTACACAAGCAAACATCCTGGATGAGAAAGCTGAAGAAGATATGAGCATAAATATGGCTCCATTAAAAGAGGTGAAGATGCCGTCGCAGGAGGCTGCAGCAGACAGAGATACCTCAGAGGAAGCTCTCCAAACTGCTGCACCGTGA
- the LOC111610514 gene encoding kunitz-type serine protease inhibitor bitisilin-3-like, which produces MKKLLFLGIVLSTLHTSNSQKQEFCNLPSDPGQGTTFTFFVYYKHEEDKCLPFFYQGQGGNANRFKSERECMRNCSINSEKLYPTDETAACRFKYAAGGCNSYLVRYYYDSIHDKCKKFLWSGCFGNGNRFFDFKSCNRTCVGIHDEGDEPEEDEPDTPITIIFAVLLSIVIFAVLLTVILLVVKSKKKHQKKKVKEAKTDTPLQGSGIEMT; this is translated from the exons atgaagaAACTTCTGTTTTTAGGAATTGTTTTGTCAACACTTCACACCAGCAACTCACAAAAACAAG AATTCTGCAATCTGCCCAGTGATCCAGGTCAAGGCACAACTTTCACGTTTTTTGTGTATTACAAACATGAAGAAGACAAGTGCTTGCCTTTCTTCTACCAAGGCCAGGGAGGAAACGCCAACCGTTTCAAAAGTGAAAGAGAGTGCATGAGAAACTGTTCAATCAATTCAGAGAAGTTGTACCCAACGGATg aaactgcagcttgTCGCTTTAAATATGCGGCTGGAGGGTGTAATAGTTACCTCGTCAGATACTACTACGACTCCATTCATGACAAATGCAAAAAGTTCCTTTGGAGTGGATGCTTTGGAAATGGAAACAGATTCTTTGACTTCAAGAGCTGCAATAGGACTTGTGTTGGCATTCATG ATGAAGGGGATGAGCCTGAGGAGGATGAACCGGACACTCCTATTA CCATCATCTTTGCGGTTCTGCTTTCCATTGTCATTTTTGCTGTCTTGTTAACTGTGATTCTCCTTGTGGTGAAGTCAAA gaaaaaacaccaaaagaagAAAGTCAAGGAGGCAAAGACCGACACACCTCTTCAAGGGAGTGGGATAGAAATGACATAG